A genomic window from Candidatus Sulfotelmatobacter sp. includes:
- the mltG gene encoding endolytic transglycosylase MltG → MKKILWLILVAIFGATGWFAWAVLTPVDPSLDKSAGQTFVLLHPGYSIRRIAAELKRTGVIRSEEAFVLWHYLHHGRSLKAGEYLFDKPANIIEIQKRLRRGDVYFHTVVVPEGFNMFDIARAIEAAGLGPAEDFVKVAQNETGLISGIAPGARSLEGYLFPDTYQFTRMMTMRDMAASMVCQFHIVAQQIGLIQAPGGDANSKQICDSIRALHEPNDPKITPGDTFAVERTVIMASIVEKETAVPEERPLVASVYYNRLAKNIALDADPSIIYAELLAGTYQGALHHADMQFVSAYNTYRHPGLPPGPIGNPGRIALEAAMHPAQSDYYYFVADAQGHHRFASSMEEHNKNVAAYRKAMRGK, encoded by the coding sequence ATGAAAAAGATCCTCTGGCTCATCTTGGTTGCCATCTTTGGGGCTACCGGTTGGTTCGCCTGGGCCGTCCTGACGCCCGTCGACCCATCTCTGGACAAATCTGCCGGCCAGACGTTCGTGCTGCTGCATCCGGGATATTCCATACGCCGCATCGCCGCTGAATTGAAGAGGACAGGCGTCATCCGCAGCGAAGAGGCCTTCGTGCTGTGGCACTACCTGCACCACGGAAGGTCCCTGAAGGCTGGCGAATATCTTTTCGACAAGCCGGCCAACATCATCGAAATCCAGAAACGGCTGCGACGGGGCGATGTTTACTTCCACACTGTAGTTGTGCCTGAAGGCTTCAACATGTTCGATATTGCCCGCGCGATTGAGGCCGCCGGTCTGGGGCCTGCCGAGGACTTTGTGAAGGTCGCGCAAAACGAAACGGGGCTTATCTCCGGCATTGCTCCTGGGGCGCGCTCGCTCGAAGGCTATCTCTTTCCGGACACATATCAATTCACTCGCATGATGACGATGCGGGATATGGCTGCATCAATGGTGTGTCAGTTCCATATCGTGGCGCAGCAAATCGGGCTGATTCAAGCTCCGGGTGGAGATGCCAATAGCAAACAGATCTGCGACTCGATTCGCGCGCTCCATGAACCGAATGACCCGAAGATCACGCCAGGCGATACCTTTGCCGTGGAGCGCACGGTGATCATGGCGTCCATCGTCGAAAAAGAAACCGCCGTACCCGAAGAGCGCCCGCTTGTTGCCAGTGTCTATTACAACCGTCTGGCCAAAAACATCGCCCTCGACGCCGACCCCAGCATCATCTACGCCGAGCTTCTGGCCGGAACTTACCAGGGCGCGCTGCACCACGCCGACATGCAGTTCGTATCTGCTTACAATACCTACAGGCATCCCGGCCTGCCGCCCGGACCGATCGGCAATCCCGGACGGATCGCCCTCGAAGCCGCCATGCATCCCGCGCAAAGCGACTATTACTACTTCGTCGCCGACGCCCAGGGTCACCACCGCTTCGCGAGCTCGATGGAAGAACACAATAAGAATGTAGCGGCCTACCGGAAAGCGATGCGGGGGAAGTAG
- a CDS encoding four helix bundle protein, with amino-acid sequence MSGSYRDLRVWQRAMDLVVSIYAESQGFPKNELYGLVSEMRRAAVSIPSNIAEGKGRLTDRDRAHFFCQARGSLLELETQILIAQRLGFLIQQRAEIVIGLCAELGRMLNLLIQSIRPIDGSGRSAA; translated from the coding sequence ATGAGTGGATCCTACCGAGATCTAAGAGTGTGGCAGCGTGCTATGGACTTAGTTGTCAGCATTTACGCGGAAAGTCAGGGATTTCCTAAGAACGAACTGTACGGCTTAGTAAGCGAAATGCGACGGGCAGCCGTCTCCATACCGAGCAACATTGCTGAAGGTAAAGGGCGGCTAACGGATCGCGACCGAGCGCATTTCTTTTGCCAAGCGCGTGGCTCTCTTCTAGAACTCGAGACTCAAATCCTTATCGCGCAGAGGTTAGGATTCCTCATTCAGCAGCGAGCGGAGATCGTGATCGGCCTCTGTGCTGAACTTGGTCGAATGCTGAATTTGCTGATCCAGTCCATCCGTCCAATCGACGGGTCGGGACGTTCAGCAGCGTAG
- the ruvX gene encoding Holliday junction resolvase RuvX: MDSGEEQPIWDQIEEDSSQSRKPVALPAGRILGLDVGARRIGVAVSDPLGITAQGLDTLQRKTKRHDFEYLQRLIQEYDVREIVVGLPLRMSGAEGIQSDKMQVFAEDLRKRFRLPVHLWDERLTSAEANRLLRETDLSIEKRGKAVDRMAAVLILQGWMEARSASGSRLPGE, translated from the coding sequence GTGGACTCAGGCGAAGAACAACCAATTTGGGACCAAATCGAAGAAGACTCTTCCCAAAGCCGAAAGCCGGTTGCTCTGCCAGCGGGACGGATTCTGGGTCTTGATGTCGGCGCACGCCGGATCGGCGTCGCGGTGTCTGATCCGCTGGGAATCACGGCGCAGGGTTTGGACACCTTGCAACGCAAAACCAAGCGCCATGACTTCGAATATTTGCAGCGCCTCATTCAGGAATATGACGTGCGGGAAATTGTGGTTGGGTTGCCCCTTCGCATGAGCGGCGCGGAAGGAATACAGTCCGACAAGATGCAGGTCTTCGCCGAAGACTTGCGCAAACGCTTTCGGCTTCCGGTGCATTTATGGGATGAACGGCTGACCTCGGCCGAAGCCAATCGGCTCCTGCGGGAAACGGATCTCTCGATCGAAAAGCGCGGCAAAGCCGTGGACCGGATGGCAGCGGTCTTGATCTTGCAGGGCTGGATGGAAGCGAGATCGGCTTCCGGCTCCCGGCTTCCGGGGGAGTAG
- a CDS encoding CarD family transcriptional regulator: MNATDLNFHIGDKVVYPNHGVGVIEQISSRSVGATIEKFYLLHIKASSLKVMVPCHNAGSVGLRRVVRNGEIQKVLDALSVGENGSNGDWKDRFKENSERMRTGSLLEVASVLKNLIALHQAKPLSFREKKMLERARYLLVSELAMARNCEESKVEEILTSALAKCKLRFPEASEFQA; this comes from the coding sequence ATGAATGCGACAGACTTGAATTTCCACATCGGCGACAAGGTGGTGTATCCCAATCACGGTGTTGGTGTAATTGAGCAGATTAGTAGCCGCTCCGTCGGCGCCACAATCGAGAAGTTTTACCTCCTGCACATCAAAGCCAGCAGCCTGAAAGTGATGGTCCCGTGCCACAACGCCGGCAGCGTCGGCCTGCGCCGCGTCGTGCGCAACGGCGAAATCCAGAAGGTGCTGGACGCCCTTTCTGTCGGTGAAAATGGCAGCAATGGCGACTGGAAAGACCGCTTCAAGGAAAATTCCGAGCGCATGCGCACCGGTTCGTTGCTCGAGGTCGCCAGCGTCCTGAAGAACCTGATCGCGCTGCATCAGGCCAAGCCGCTTTCGTTCCGCGAGAAGAAAATGCTGGAACGCGCCCGCTATCTGCTGGTCAGCGAATTGGCCATGGCCCGCAACTGCGAAGAGTCCAAGGTCGAAGAGATCCTCACCAGCGCCTTGGCCAAATGTAAGCTGCGCTTCCCCGAAGCCTCAGAATTCCAAGCGTAA
- a CDS encoding RNA polymerase sigma factor — MVSTTETHRAIEAVWRIESARVIAGLTRIVHDVGVAEELAQDALVAALEKWPESGIPQNPGAWLMGTAKHRAIDFLRHSSLVDLKHEHLGRELAEREMEVPDLAAAMDYNIGDDMLRLVFIACHPVLSTEARVALTLRLLGGLTTAEIARAYLVVEPTMAQRIVRAKRTLTDAHVPFEVPRGSEFTSRLSPVLQVIYLIFNEGYSATAGDDWMRPALCEEALRLGRILAGLAPNEPEVHGLVALMEIQASRARARVDAAGEPILLLEQDRAQWDRLLIGRGLASLERAEQLTGTRGPYSIQAAIAACHARAVSAADTDWARIVALYEELATIEPSPVIELNRAVAAGMASGPAAGLAFVDALTNDPALEGYHLLPSVRGDLLRKLGRLSEARAEFARAASLTRNTRERNLLLDRARACEEG; from the coding sequence GTGGTGAGTACTACCGAGACCCATCGCGCCATCGAGGCAGTGTGGAGGATCGAGTCGGCCCGGGTGATTGCCGGGCTGACTCGAATTGTCCACGATGTGGGCGTGGCCGAAGAGTTGGCCCAGGATGCTCTAGTGGCGGCTCTGGAGAAATGGCCGGAGTCGGGGATTCCGCAGAATCCGGGGGCCTGGCTCATGGGTACGGCGAAACATCGGGCCATCGATTTCCTTCGTCACAGTTCGCTGGTTGATCTTAAGCATGAGCATCTCGGTCGCGAGCTGGCGGAGCGGGAGATGGAGGTGCCGGACCTCGCGGCTGCCATGGATTACAACATCGGCGACGACATGCTGCGGCTGGTATTCATTGCTTGCCATCCGGTGCTTTCGACCGAAGCGCGAGTCGCGCTAACCCTGCGTTTGTTAGGCGGCCTGACTACGGCGGAGATTGCGCGCGCTTACCTGGTCGTCGAGCCCACGATGGCGCAGCGGATCGTTCGTGCGAAACGGACTCTTACCGACGCGCATGTTCCCTTCGAAGTGCCCCGCGGTTCCGAATTCACGTCTCGACTCTCGCCGGTGCTGCAAGTGATTTACCTCATTTTTAACGAGGGCTATTCGGCAACGGCCGGAGATGACTGGATGAGGCCCGCATTGTGCGAGGAGGCGCTGCGCCTAGGAAGGATTCTGGCGGGACTGGCGCCGAATGAGCCGGAGGTGCATGGACTGGTCGCGCTCATGGAAATCCAGGCATCGCGGGCGAGGGCGCGAGTGGATGCGGCGGGAGAACCCATTCTGCTGCTCGAACAGGATCGGGCACAGTGGGACCGGTTACTGATCGGGCGGGGGCTGGCGTCTCTCGAGCGTGCCGAGCAACTGACTGGAACGCGCGGACCTTATAGCATCCAGGCTGCGATCGCTGCATGTCACGCACGCGCCGTAAGCGCAGCAGATACCGACTGGGCTCGGATCGTGGCTTTGTATGAGGAACTCGCAACCATAGAGCCGTCGCCGGTGATTGAGTTGAATCGCGCTGTAGCCGCAGGAATGGCCTCTGGCCCGGCGGCTGGTCTGGCATTTGTCGATGCGCTAACGAACGATCCCGCGCTGGAGGGTTACCATCTGCTTCCAAGTGTGCGCGGAGATTTGCTTCGGAAGCTTGGACGCCTTAGTGAGGCGCGCGCCGAGTTCGCACGGGCAGCATCGCTGACCCGCAATACCCGGGAAAGAAATCTTCTTCTGGATCGTGCGCGCGCTTGCGAGGAGGGTTAG
- a CDS encoding YciI family protein: MRFLSIYKTVERSTPPTAEEMAAMGKLIEEGTNKGWLLSTEGCLPSAQGARVRRSNGKLTITDGPFTEAKELVGGFAILKANSKAEAIELARQFLQIAGDGECELRQIYEAGMDAPCTGHTAEVALQG, translated from the coding sequence ATGCGGTTCCTAAGTATCTACAAAACAGTTGAGAGAAGCACCCCGCCGACCGCCGAAGAGATGGCGGCGATGGGCAAACTGATCGAAGAAGGAACGAACAAGGGCTGGCTGCTGAGCACCGAAGGCTGCCTGCCCAGCGCACAGGGCGCGCGGGTTCGACGGTCCAATGGCAAGCTGACTATTACGGACGGCCCGTTCACCGAGGCGAAGGAACTGGTGGGTGGGTTCGCCATCCTCAAGGCGAACTCCAAAGCAGAGGCGATCGAGCTGGCCCGCCAGTTCCTTCAGATTGCGGGAGATGGCGAGTGCGAATTGCGCCAGATCTACGAAGCGGGCATGGACGCTCCGTGCACCGGCCATACCGCCGAGGTTGCGCTCCAAGGTTGA
- a CDS encoding YciI family protein, protein MRVMVIVKANRESEAGVLPSKELLTHMGKYNQELVKAGIMLAGDGLHPSSKGKRVKFSGEKRTVIDGPFAETKELIAGYWLWQVRSIDEAVEWLKRAPFDGGTEIEIRPVFEAADFGENLTPELKKQDQRMREQLAEKK, encoded by the coding sequence ATGAGAGTCATGGTCATCGTAAAAGCAAACCGGGAGTCGGAGGCCGGCGTGCTGCCCAGCAAGGAACTGCTGACCCACATGGGGAAATATAACCAGGAGCTCGTAAAAGCTGGCATCATGCTCGCGGGCGACGGATTGCATCCTAGCTCGAAGGGCAAGAGGGTGAAGTTTTCAGGCGAGAAGCGGACCGTAATCGACGGGCCATTCGCCGAAACCAAAGAACTGATTGCCGGGTATTGGCTGTGGCAAGTGCGCTCGATTGACGAAGCGGTGGAGTGGCTGAAGCGGGCTCCGTTTGATGGTGGGACTGAAATCGAGATTCGTCCGGTGTTTGAGGCGGCGGATTTCGGCGAGAACCTGACGCCCGAGTTGAAGAAACAGGATCAACGGATGCGCGAACAGCTTGCAGAAAAAAAGTAA
- the greA gene encoding transcription elongation factor GreA yields the protein MTELIKRKLQEEINALEHELIHELPKEIKKAAALGDLSENAEYHMAKQRQEFVKARVRQLGKRLAELSMINMNNIPHDRVGLGSTIKVFDNTKNEEIEYKLVTSEESDVATGKISTTSPIGRALLNKKVGDEVIVVSPNGKRELEILKLSTIHDEINGEAPKEAEA from the coding sequence ATGACAGAGCTCATCAAACGAAAACTACAGGAAGAGATCAACGCGCTCGAACACGAACTGATCCACGAGCTTCCCAAGGAAATCAAAAAGGCCGCCGCGCTCGGCGATCTCAGCGAGAACGCCGAATATCATATGGCCAAGCAGCGCCAGGAGTTCGTCAAGGCGCGCGTTCGCCAGCTAGGCAAGCGCCTCGCCGAGTTGTCCATGATCAACATGAACAACATTCCCCATGACCGCGTGGGCCTCGGTTCTACGATCAAAGTTTTCGACAATACTAAGAACGAGGAGATTGAGTACAAGCTCGTGACCAGCGAGGAATCCGACGTAGCCACAGGAAAAATCTCCACCACCTCGCCCATCGGCCGCGCGCTTCTCAATAAAAAGGTCGGGGACGAAGTCATCGTCGTCTCCCCCAACGGCAAACGCGAACTCGAAATCCTGAAGCTGAGCACCATCCACGACGAAATCAACGGCGAAGCCCCGAAAGAGGCCGAAGCCTAA
- a CDS encoding CDP-alcohol phosphatidyltransferase family protein has product MSASSPNPSRPSPSRSSLSWTSAFGRACGVLLDTIVRWLALSRINPNVLTFMGLVVNTWAAILFGSANASNQKRMFIYAGLVIIFSGFFDLVDGQVARATNRVTRFGGFFDSVVDRYSDASQFLGLLVFYARGGRFFYVVLAAFVMISAIMVSYTRARAESLIPSCRVGFMERPERLVLVILGALLNRMAPVLWVIAVLSTITVIHRMRYTWTRTQDPPASLNAGQAA; this is encoded by the coding sequence ATGTCAGCCAGCTCGCCGAACCCAAGCCGACCATCTCCAAGCAGATCATCTCTTAGTTGGACCAGCGCCTTCGGCCGCGCCTGCGGAGTTCTGCTCGACACCATCGTCCGCTGGCTCGCGCTTTCCCGCATCAATCCCAACGTCCTAACCTTCATGGGATTGGTCGTCAACACGTGGGCCGCCATCCTGTTCGGCTCGGCCAACGCGAGCAACCAGAAGCGCATGTTCATTTACGCCGGCCTGGTGATTATCTTTTCCGGCTTCTTCGATCTGGTCGACGGCCAAGTCGCCCGGGCCACCAACCGCGTCACTCGCTTCGGAGGCTTCTTCGATTCGGTGGTCGACCGCTACAGCGACGCCTCTCAATTCTTGGGCCTGCTCGTCTTCTACGCCCGCGGCGGACGCTTCTTCTACGTCGTCCTCGCCGCCTTCGTCATGATCAGCGCCATCATGGTCAGCTACACCCGAGCCCGCGCCGAATCTCTGATCCCCTCGTGTCGCGTGGGATTTATGGAGCGACCCGAACGTCTGGTCCTCGTAATCCTCGGAGCTCTGTTGAACCGCATGGCCCCAGTCCTATGGGTAATCGCAGTACTAAGCACAATCACAGTAATCCACCGCATGCGCTACACCTGGACGAGGACGCAAGACCCACCAGCCTCGCTGAACGCCGGCCAAGCCGCGTAA
- a CDS encoding PIN domain-containing protein has translation MTTVVDTNVIAALWDPDDALNARSQAALDTALARGSMVVPAPVYAELMAFAGRTESFLDGFFRETSVRVDWEFEERVWRLAGEAFQAYAARRRKQREDGPRRILADFLIGAYAARHNCSLLTLDEGLYRAAFPALKIVTT, from the coding sequence ATGACTACCGTTGTAGACACTAACGTGATTGCTGCTCTTTGGGATCCCGACGATGCCCTGAATGCACGCTCGCAGGCTGCATTGGATACCGCCCTGGCGCGCGGGAGCATGGTCGTACCCGCGCCCGTTTATGCGGAATTGATGGCCTTTGCCGGACGTACTGAGTCATTTCTGGATGGATTCTTTCGCGAGACCAGCGTGAGGGTGGATTGGGAATTCGAAGAGCGCGTATGGCGGTTGGCTGGTGAAGCATTCCAGGCTTATGCAGCGCGACGGCGAAAACAGCGCGAAGACGGCCCACGCCGCATTCTCGCCGACTTCTTGATCGGCGCCTACGCCGCCAGGCACAACTGCTCGCTGCTAACCCTCGACGAAGGGCTTTATCGTGCCGCGTTCCCTGCCCTCAAAATTGTAACCACTTAG
- a CDS encoding AbrB/MazE/SpoVT family DNA-binding domain-containing protein → MQKQARITSKGQITVPHEIRKFLGVKPGDHLVFETSGARANVRPVRKKSPFAPYRGIGNGNGGSGRKAILRAIRELRGQ, encoded by the coding sequence ATGCAGAAACAAGCGCGAATTACCAGCAAGGGGCAAATCACCGTGCCTCACGAAATCCGAAAGTTCCTGGGCGTAAAGCCTGGCGACCACCTCGTCTTCGAGACCAGCGGCGCCCGTGCCAATGTGCGCCCGGTCCGCAAGAAGAGCCCGTTTGCGCCGTATCGAGGAATAGGAAACGGAAATGGGGGCTCCGGCAGGAAGGCCATTCTGCGGGCAATCCGTGAACTTCGCGGCCAATGA
- a CDS encoding isoaspartyl peptidase/L-asparaginase — MPTDSVLVVHGGAWAMPDDMVDAHIQGVTNALAAGWRVLERGGSALDAVEEAVVIMEDDETFDAGRGSFLNRDGKVQLDALIMDGATLRTGGVGCVERLRNPVRAARKILSESPHVYFVAEGAERFAAEHGIELCRNEDLIIPREVERLREYQANIPTLAAKDAARMGHPMGSEMFEGAHDPTISHDTVGAVALDCNGSIAAATSTGGTLNKAPGRLGDSSLIGCGCYANNESAAVSTTGWGEPIMKLVLAKWTADRISAGNLPEWSAQEAMNYLKQRLNGHGGIIVLNPAGHIGIAHNTPRMAWAYRTTKKQDAGVLRDS; from the coding sequence TTGCCGACTGATTCCGTTCTTGTCGTTCACGGCGGCGCGTGGGCCATGCCCGACGACATGGTTGACGCCCACATTCAGGGTGTGACCAACGCGCTGGCTGCGGGATGGCGCGTGCTCGAGCGGGGCGGCTCCGCGCTCGACGCCGTCGAGGAAGCCGTTGTCATCATGGAAGACGACGAGACCTTCGACGCCGGCCGCGGCAGCTTCTTGAATCGCGACGGTAAAGTGCAGCTCGACGCCCTGATCATGGACGGCGCCACGCTTCGCACCGGCGGCGTGGGCTGTGTAGAGCGCTTGCGCAATCCCGTGCGCGCCGCGCGCAAGATTCTCAGCGAGAGCCCGCACGTTTATTTTGTGGCCGAAGGTGCGGAGCGGTTTGCCGCCGAGCACGGCATTGAACTGTGCCGGAACGAGGATCTAATTATTCCGCGCGAGGTCGAGCGCCTGCGGGAATATCAGGCGAACATCCCCACTCTAGCGGCAAAAGACGCGGCTAGAATGGGCCACCCGATGGGAAGCGAAATGTTCGAGGGCGCGCATGATCCCACGATTTCACACGACACTGTCGGTGCCGTCGCGCTCGACTGTAATGGCAGCATCGCCGCCGCCACTTCGACCGGAGGCACTCTGAACAAGGCTCCCGGACGCCTCGGCGACTCCTCGCTGATCGGCTGCGGCTGCTACGCGAACAACGAAAGCGCCGCGGTTTCGACCACCGGATGGGGCGAGCCCATCATGAAGCTGGTGCTGGCCAAGTGGACCGCCGACCGCATCTCCGCAGGCAATCTGCCGGAGTGGTCCGCACAGGAAGCAATGAACTATCTGAAGCAGCGCCTGAACGGCCACGGCGGAATCATTGTGCTCAATCCCGCAGGCCACATCGGCATCGCCCACAACACACCCCGTATGGCTTGGGCGTATAGAACGACGAAAAAGCAAGACGCAGGCGTCCTCCGCGACTCTTAA